One Oscillospiraceae bacterium genomic region harbors:
- a CDS encoding bifunctional (p)ppGpp synthetase/guanosine-3',5'-bis(diphosphate) 3'-pyrophosphohydrolase, which yields MENTQTGDVKMPITYEDLKQSLVDSGRPYDFDMIDRAYALAEKAHGGQRRRSGEPYICHPLSVASILVELGMDSESIAAALMHDVAEDTPVTVAEIKQKFGPDVALLVDGVTKLTQIKFSNVEDRQAENLRKMLLAMSQDVRVMIIKLCDRLHNMRTGDAWPEQKRRDKALETMEVYAPIAHRLGISNIKEELEDRSLHYLDPVGYETIRDLLNKHGDEFLHTVCHTIAKHLAENGIQKATIRHRVKSIYGIYRKMYMQNKDFEEIYDIYAVRIILENVSECYNALGLIHDMYHPLPNRFKDYISTPKPNGYQSLHTTVIGREAIPFEVQIRTWDMDRMAEYGIAAHWKYKAGITNGSSDKLDERLAWVRQLLESQRSSADATDLLSDIKSDLLPEEVFAFTPRGDVINLPAGATAIDFAYAIHSAVGNRMVGAKVNNRIVPIDHKVQTGEIIEIITGPENRGPSRDWLNIVKTSEAKNKIRNWFKKERREENIQEGREALERELRRNLMSMTDEQHETFMEALARRNHCNSVDEMYAAIGYGGLQISRMLPKLKEEYTKLKATEVKPVTVDIKRMHSTDGVVVEGIDNCPIKFAKCCSPLPGDEIIGFVTRGFGVSIHKKDCANVRESMRQGENADRWVNAYWADDAKENYKATLDLLCMDRANLLSDVALALGDMRVPIYSLTARSAEQGRARMSVTVGITNTEHLNSVVARLKKVKDVVSVNRN from the coding sequence ATGGAAAACACCCAAACCGGTGATGTAAAAATGCCCATCACCTATGAGGACTTAAAGCAGTCGCTGGTAGACAGCGGCCGCCCCTATGATTTCGATATGATCGACCGTGCCTACGCATTGGCCGAGAAAGCCCACGGCGGTCAGCGCCGCCGCAGCGGCGAGCCGTATATCTGCCATCCGTTGTCGGTGGCGTCCATTCTGGTGGAACTGGGTATGGACAGCGAGAGCATCGCCGCCGCCCTGATGCACGATGTGGCCGAGGATACCCCCGTCACGGTGGCCGAAATCAAGCAAAAATTCGGCCCCGATGTGGCTCTGCTGGTGGACGGCGTCACCAAACTGACCCAGATCAAATTCTCCAATGTCGAGGACCGCCAGGCCGAGAACCTGCGCAAGATGCTGCTGGCCATGAGTCAGGATGTCCGCGTGATGATCATTAAACTGTGCGACCGGCTGCACAATATGCGCACCGGCGACGCCTGGCCGGAGCAGAAGCGCCGCGATAAGGCGCTGGAAACGATGGAGGTCTACGCCCCCATTGCCCACCGCCTGGGCATCAGCAATATCAAGGAGGAGCTGGAGGACCGCAGCCTGCACTACCTGGACCCCGTGGGCTACGAAACCATCCGCGACCTGCTGAACAAGCACGGCGATGAGTTTCTGCACACGGTCTGCCACACCATTGCCAAGCATCTGGCGGAAAACGGTATCCAGAAAGCCACCATCCGCCACCGCGTCAAGAGCATCTACGGCATCTACCGCAAGATGTACATGCAGAATAAGGATTTCGAGGAGATCTACGATATTTACGCCGTGCGCATCATCCTCGAGAATGTGTCCGAGTGTTATAACGCGCTGGGCCTCATCCACGACATGTACCACCCGCTGCCTAACCGCTTTAAAGATTACATCTCTACGCCAAAACCAAACGGCTACCAGAGCCTGCATACCACCGTCATCGGCCGCGAGGCCATCCCCTTTGAGGTGCAGATCCGCACCTGGGATATGGACCGCATGGCCGAGTACGGCATCGCCGCCCACTGGAAGTACAAGGCAGGAATCACCAACGGCAGCAGTGATAAGCTGGACGAGCGCCTGGCATGGGTGCGCCAGCTGTTAGAAAGCCAGCGCTCCAGCGCCGATGCCACCGACCTGCTCAGCGACATTAAGAGCGACCTGCTGCCGGAGGAAGTGTTTGCTTTTACCCCGCGGGGCGACGTCATCAACCTGCCCGCCGGTGCCACTGCGATCGACTTTGCCTACGCCATTCATTCCGCCGTTGGCAACCGCATGGTCGGCGCCAAGGTCAACAACCGCATCGTGCCCATCGATCATAAGGTGCAGACCGGCGAGATCATCGAAATCATCACCGGCCCTGAAAACCGCGGCCCCAGCCGCGACTGGCTGAACATTGTAAAGACCAGCGAAGCCAAGAACAAGATCCGCAACTGGTTCAAGAAAGAACGCAGGGAAGAGAATATCCAGGAGGGACGCGAGGCACTGGAACGCGAGCTGCGCCGCAACCTCATGTCGATGACCGATGAGCAGCACGAGACCTTTATGGAGGCGCTGGCCCGCCGCAACCACTGCAACTCGGTGGATGAGATGTATGCGGCCATCGGCTACGGCGGTTTGCAGATCAGCCGTATGCTGCCCAAACTGAAAGAGGAGTACACCAAGCTCAAGGCCACCGAGGTCAAGCCTGTGACCGTGGATATCAAGCGGATGCACTCCACCGACGGCGTCGTCGTCGAGGGCATCGACAACTGCCCCATCAAGTTTGCCAAGTGCTGCTCTCCGCTGCCCGGCGATGAGATCATCGGTTTCGTCACCCGCGGCTTCGGCGTGTCCATCCACAAAAAGGATTGCGCCAACGTGCGGGAGAGCATGCGCCAGGGCGAGAACGCCGACCGCTGGGTGAACGCCTACTGGGCCGACGATGCCAAGGAAAACTACAAAGCTACGCTGGATCTGCTGTGCATGGACCGTGCGAACCTGTTGTCTGACGTGGCGCTGGCGCTGGGTGATATGCGGGTGCCCATCTACTCGCTGACCGCCCGCTCGGCCGAGCAGGGCCGCGCCCGCATGAGCGTGACCGTGGGCATCACCAACACCGAACACCTGAACAGCGTGGTCGCCCGCCTGAAAAAGGTCAAGGATGTTGTCAGCGTGAACCGCAACTGA